One Clostridium sp. CM027 genomic window carries:
- a CDS encoding acyl-protein synthetase, translating to MEDLELIDELVLGAQFNIELKKKEKLLLNIMLPQLEHNKENLSIKAMYNKLNVDINKIKTLEQVPYIPVNMFKSFHLRICKEEQVVRVLQSSATTTGVPSKIYLDKKTSIRQTQALISTLTSFLGRMRRPMLIIDNADSNKRGNGMTARGAAIRGVSTFASKMFYIMDKEEGELKLNIDRLRDFERKYKDEEVLVYGFTYIVWSKFLKVLKQEGIKLDMPKLKLLHSGGWKKLISEKVEKEVFSETAAQIFNTSKDNIIDFYGMVEQLGVVFIDCQCGHKHVPNFAEVIIRDIQTLEEVNFGEEGLIEVMSVLGSSYPSQAILTEDIGKFIGVDDCPCGRRGKYFRFKSRVDKAEIRGCGDTFAEREVGK from the coding sequence GTGGAGGATTTAGAATTAATAGATGAACTAGTGCTTGGAGCGCAGTTTAATATAGAGCTGAAAAAAAAGGAAAAGTTGCTTTTAAATATTATGTTACCTCAATTAGAACACAATAAGGAAAATTTAAGTATAAAAGCTATGTATAATAAATTAAATGTAGACATTAATAAAATTAAAACGTTAGAACAGGTACCATATATCCCTGTAAATATGTTTAAATCTTTCCATCTCAGAATATGTAAGGAGGAGCAAGTAGTTAGGGTGTTACAATCTAGTGCTACCACCACAGGAGTTCCTAGTAAAATATATTTGGATAAAAAGACTTCAATAAGACAAACGCAAGCTTTAATAAGTACGTTAACAAGTTTTTTAGGAAGAATGCGAAGACCGATGCTTATTATAGATAACGCAGACAGTAATAAAAGAGGGAATGGAATGACTGCACGTGGTGCTGCTATTAGAGGGGTAAGCACTTTTGCGAGCAAGATGTTTTATATTATGGATAAAGAAGAAGGGGAACTTAAATTAAATATAGATAGGCTTCGCGACTTTGAAAGAAAATATAAAGATGAGGAAGTTTTAGTTTATGGATTTACTTATATAGTGTGGTCGAAATTTTTAAAAGTATTAAAGCAGGAAGGAATAAAATTAGACATGCCAAAGTTAAAGCTGTTACATAGCGGAGGTTGGAAAAAACTTATTTCTGAAAAGGTGGAAAAGGAAGTGTTTTCAGAGACTGCTGCGCAGATATTTAACACAAGTAAAGATAATATTATAGACTTTTATGGAATGGTGGAACAGTTAGGAGTAGTTTTTATTGATTGCCAGTGTGGGCATAAGCATGTACCAAATTTTGCAGAGGTTATTATAAGGGATATACAGACTTTAGAAGAAGTGAATTTTGGTGAAGAAGGGCTTATAGAGGTTATGAGTGTTTTGGGCTCTAGCTATCCATCGCAGGCTATTCTTACTGAGGATATTGGGAAATTTATAGGCGTGGATGATTGCCCTTGTGGTAGACGAGGCAAGTATTTTAGATTTAAGTCACGAGTAGACAAGGCTGAAATTAGAGGCTGTGGAGATACATTTGCAGAAAGGGAGGTAGGTAAATGA
- a CDS encoding Eco57I restriction-modification methylase domain-containing protein → MLDLLKQKICELHNVILSPIDDMFKITALKNYKREIEGTQQKSFGEVYYEFIKNNKEKGTVYTPEPITSYMIENTIKAEQIIKNPYIKIVDPSCGTGNILICCFKFLRNLYKDNLNLINEKNGLNLNVQCIDEHIITHNLYGFDIDDIAVKILIIDLYDLSQGSIASNVVNKDFLLYESEHKYDVFIGNPPYVGKKSIDNEYAAYLKIRYKEVYRDKGDLSYCFFKKALEDLNEKGKLTFITSRYFLESPSGEDLRKVLKKLCTIDKIIDFYGRRPFKNVGIDPVIMCITNCQNDDSKIEIIKPSNVKNKHKKEFYNSVFLKSGNEFNSFLLNKSQLNDKGWILIDKKDRNIINKIEQRSFTHLSNICNSYQGVITGCDKAFVVTNDIALRRNIEKNIIKPWIKSSYIEKNEVSRQDSYIIYSDLIHNTHDYNNAIAYIELQKEKLLKRRECQRGIRKWYELQWGRDQNIFEGEKIVFPFKASSNRFALDKGSYFSADVYALILKENVPFTYDFLLYLLNSKIYEFYFKTFAKKLGEDAYEYYPNNLMKLCIPIIIDFKGKDENYLYDYFHFSEEEKKIILGEV, encoded by the coding sequence ATGCTTGACTTGTTAAAACAGAAAATATGTGAATTACATAATGTTATTTTAAGCCCAATAGATGATATGTTCAAAATAACTGCTTTAAAAAATTATAAAAGGGAAATAGAAGGAACACAGCAAAAAAGTTTTGGTGAAGTTTATTATGAGTTTATTAAAAATAATAAAGAAAAAGGCACAGTATACACTCCAGAACCTATAACTTCTTATATGATAGAAAACACCATAAAAGCAGAACAGATAATAAAGAATCCGTACATAAAAATTGTGGATCCATCTTGTGGAACTGGCAATATATTAATTTGCTGTTTTAAATTTCTTAGAAATTTATATAAGGATAATTTAAACCTAATAAATGAGAAAAATGGGTTGAATTTAAATGTTCAATGCATTGATGAACATATAATAACACATAATTTGTATGGCTTTGATATTGATGATATAGCTGTGAAAATCCTGATTATAGATTTATATGATTTAAGTCAGGGGAGCATAGCCAGTAATGTTGTTAACAAGGATTTTTTATTATATGAAAGTGAACATAAATATGACGTGTTCATAGGAAATCCACCCTATGTGGGTAAAAAATCTATAGATAATGAATACGCAGCTTATTTAAAAATTCGATATAAAGAAGTGTATAGAGATAAAGGAGATCTATCCTATTGTTTTTTCAAAAAAGCATTAGAAGACTTAAACGAGAAGGGAAAGCTGACTTTTATTACTTCGAGGTACTTTTTAGAATCACCTAGTGGAGAGGATTTAAGGAAGGTTTTAAAAAAACTATGCACGATAGACAAAATTATAGATTTTTACGGGAGAAGACCATTTAAAAACGTAGGGATAGATCCTGTAATAATGTGTATAACGAATTGTCAAAATGATGATAGTAAAATTGAAATTATAAAACCTTCTAATGTAAAAAACAAACATAAAAAAGAATTTTATAACAGTGTATTTTTAAAAAGTGGGAATGAATTTAATAGTTTTCTTCTTAATAAAAGTCAATTAAATGACAAGGGTTGGATTCTAATAGATAAAAAGGATAGAAATATAATAAATAAAATAGAGCAAAGAAGTTTTACTCACTTAAGTAATATTTGTAATAGTTATCAGGGAGTAATAACTGGGTGTGACAAAGCGTTTGTAGTAACCAATGATATTGCTCTAAGGAGAAATATTGAAAAAAATATAATAAAACCTTGGATTAAGAGTAGTTACATAGAAAAAAATGAAGTTTCAAGACAAGATAGTTACATAATATATTCAGATTTAATCCATAACACGCATGATTATAATAATGCTATAGCCTATATTGAATTGCAGAAGGAAAAGCTACTAAAAAGAAGAGAATGCCAAAGGGGTATTAGAAAATGGTATGAACTTCAATGGGGTAGAGATCAAAACATATTTGAAGGCGAAAAAATAGTTTTTCCATTTAAGGCAAGCAGTAATAGATTTGCTCTTGACAAGGGAAGTTATTTTAGTGCGGATGTATATGCATTGATATTAAAAGAAAATGTTCCGTTTACCTATGATTTTTTATTATATCTATTAAATAGTAAAATCTATGAATTCTATTTTAAGACCTTTGCAAAAAAACTAGGTGAAGATGCTTATGAGTATTACCCAAATAATTTAATGAAATTATGCATCCCAATTATTATAGATTTTAAGGGTAAAGATGAAAATTATTTATATGATTATTTTCACTTTAGTGAAGAAGAAAAAAAGATTATACTTGGGGAAGTATAA
- a CDS encoding AMP-binding protein, producing the protein MVSENSDFFIENYFGIIKSGAICVPINPALSSNEIKYIVDSLDIKLIFTQNKFIEKIKQLVREDVEIYTDIIECNFTYAHENNYSEDIDIQEDVAVILFTSGSTGNPKGVMLTHYNLMYNTNSIIEYLKLTERDRVETVLPFYYCYGTSILHTHFRVGGSLVINNKFMFPQTVVEDINKYSCTGFSGVPSTYQILLRMTDIKNTKLPTLRYITQAGGKLSENFIKQLIGILKGVEIFIMYGQTEATARLSYLPSYLINEKMNSIGRGIKGTELLVLNSEGKRVKSGETGEVVAKGGNIMKGYFNDKEETDKVLKKGYLYTGDIAKVDDDGYIYIVSREKNIIKSGGIRISPKEIEAIILQITEVVECAVIGVEDDILGESIKAFVVLTEDNHYMDFKYILDFCKNQLPSYKTPRYIEFLKELPKNSSGKILIKKLKELK; encoded by the coding sequence CTGGTTTCAGAAAATTCTGATTTTTTCATTGAAAATTATTTTGGAATAATTAAAAGTGGAGCTATTTGTGTTCCTATTAACCCAGCTTTAAGTAGCAATGAGATAAAGTATATTGTAGACTCTCTAGATATTAAGCTGATTTTCACTCAAAATAAATTTATTGAAAAAATAAAGCAATTGGTTCGTGAAGACGTTGAAATTTATACAGATATCATTGAATGTAATTTTACTTATGCACATGAAAACAATTATAGTGAGGATATAGATATACAAGAAGATGTGGCTGTAATACTTTTTACTTCCGGTTCCACAGGAAATCCTAAAGGGGTAATGCTTACTCATTATAATCTGATGTATAATACAAATTCTATAATAGAATACCTGAAACTTACAGAGCGAGATAGAGTGGAAACAGTACTTCCTTTTTATTATTGCTATGGGACTTCAATTTTGCATACACACTTTAGGGTAGGGGGAAGCCTTGTAATTAACAATAAATTTATGTTTCCGCAAACAGTTGTTGAGGATATAAATAAGTATAGTTGCACAGGTTTTTCAGGGGTCCCTAGCACTTATCAAATACTGCTTAGAATGACTGATATAAAGAATACTAAACTTCCAACCTTAAGGTACATAACTCAAGCTGGGGGAAAGCTCTCAGAGAATTTTATTAAACAGCTTATAGGTATTCTAAAAGGAGTAGAAATTTTTATAATGTATGGTCAGACTGAGGCTACGGCAAGGTTATCATATTTACCGTCATATTTAATTAATGAAAAGATGAATTCCATAGGACGTGGAATTAAAGGAACGGAGCTTTTGGTTTTAAATAGTGAAGGAAAGCGAGTGAAATCTGGAGAAACGGGTGAGGTTGTTGCCAAGGGTGGAAACATAATGAAGGGATATTTTAATGATAAGGAAGAAACGGATAAAGTTCTAAAGAAAGGATACTTATACACGGGGGATATAGCAAAAGTTGATGATGACGGGTATATATATATAGTTTCAAGAGAAAAAAATATTATTAAAAGTGGTGGGATTAGAATAAGCCCTAAGGAAATAGAAGCCATAATATTACAAATTACAGAGGTAGTGGAATGTGCAGTTATTGGAGTGGAAGATGATATTTTAGGAGAATCAATAAAAGCCTTTGTAGTATTAACAGAAGATAACCACTATATGGATTTTAAATATATATTAGACTTTTGTAAAAATCAGTTACCATCATATAAAACTCCAAGGTATATAGAATTTTTAAAAGAACTTCCCAAAAATTCTTCTGGCAAAATTTTAATAAAAAAGCTCAAGGAGCTTAAGTAA
- a CDS encoding MaoC family dehydratase → MADFKSFYVGQSEEYIKRFTEAEVESYARITGDYNYVHMDEEKAKKSFFKGRIVHGQLVGGMISALLGTKLPGGGNIYLRQSFEFLKPVRIGDTIKAKAIITKINEKKKILLLDTFCLNEQDEIVIKGKAEVLVLR, encoded by the coding sequence ATGGCAGATTTTAAAAGTTTTTATGTAGGTCAAAGCGAGGAGTATATAAAGAGATTTACAGAGGCTGAAGTAGAATCTTATGCAAGAATTACTGGAGATTATAATTATGTGCATATGGATGAGGAAAAAGCTAAAAAATCATTTTTTAAGGGTAGAATCGTTCATGGACAATTAGTTGGAGGAATGATTTCAGCTTTGCTTGGAACAAAATTACCTGGAGGCGGTAATATATATTTAAGGCAGAGCTTCGAGTTTTTAAAACCAGTAAGAATTGGGGATACAATCAAAGCGAAGGCTATTATAACTAAAATAAATGAAAAAAAGAAAATACTATTACTTGACACATTTTGTCTAAATGAACAAGACGAAATAGTTATAAAGGGAAAAGCTGAGGTTTTAGTATTAAGATAA
- a CDS encoding RNA ligase family protein produces the protein MDLFDNKNIKPMLIGEIQEAFDSPNYIYELKLDGERCIAYLDKDMTELRNKRNIKMLVKVPELSNIHKQINHRCILDGELIVIKDGKPDFYEIQRRSLMSNTFKIQLASSKLPASFTAFDILYYDDQQVTDLPLMERKKLLEKAINENERIAISRYIEKRGVEFYKIAKQNELEGIVAKSKDSKYYLDKRTKDWIKIKNLLDDDFIVCGFIFKQNGVISIVLGQYSSKGLVYKGHVTLGISTGDFQLIKSMPGIITHPFTDLPSGNDNAVWIQPRLVCTVKYMMKTANGSLRQPVFKCLRNDKEPEDCIVE, from the coding sequence ATGGATTTGTTTGATAATAAAAACATTAAGCCTATGTTAATCGGTGAAATACAAGAGGCATTTGACAGCCCTAATTATATTTATGAGTTAAAACTTGATGGTGAACGATGTATCGCTTATTTAGATAAGGACATGACAGAACTACGTAACAAACGAAATATAAAGATGCTTGTAAAGGTACCAGAATTGTCGAATATACACAAGCAGATAAATCACCGTTGCATTTTAGATGGTGAGTTAATCGTTATTAAAGATGGCAAACCAGACTTTTATGAAATTCAAAGGCGATCTCTGATGTCAAATACCTTCAAAATACAACTTGCATCATCTAAATTACCAGCCAGTTTCACAGCCTTTGATATTCTCTACTATGATGATCAACAGGTTACAGATTTGCCATTGATGGAGCGGAAAAAGCTACTTGAAAAAGCTATTAATGAAAATGAGCGCATTGCTATTTCTAGATATATTGAGAAGCGAGGGGTTGAATTTTATAAGATTGCTAAACAAAATGAATTGGAGGGCATAGTAGCTAAGAGTAAGGATAGTAAATATTATCTAGACAAACGCACTAAGGATTGGATTAAAATTAAAAATCTTCTGGATGATGATTTTATAGTGTGTGGTTTCATTTTTAAGCAAAACGGTGTAATCAGCATTGTACTTGGTCAATATTCAAGCAAAGGGTTGGTATACAAAGGCCATGTCACCCTGGGAATATCGACCGGAGACTTTCAATTAATAAAATCCATGCCCGGAATAATCACACACCCTTTTACTGATTTGCCTTCTGGAAACGATAATGCAGTGTGGATACAACCTAGGCTTGTATGCACCGTAAAATATATGATGAAAACAGCAAACGGTTCCTTGCGTCAACCCGTATTCAAATGTTTGAGGAACGATAAAGAGCCTGAAGATTGTATCGTAGAATAA
- a CDS encoding acyl-CoA reductase — protein sequence MINCYELNGEFYEKGLKFEDFHELETCLNKNFNKLHEFPVQVIILIINEYSKRIAINREILRMEGVPFLCFYLKKINMEKQLKLNLSNIEYLNNFVQVENEKYIKAQPKGLVCHWMAGNVPTLGIYSVIQSIICKNSNILRVSKESVSTVYELLKLLDNIEVEYGGEAYSSKIILKNIALVYFNSGDKYLNSQMSLKADARIVWGNKTAVDAISLLPKKTTCKDLIFGPKYSFAVFDRSAIESDDFEEYLENLVTDIIAFNQKSCSSPQVLFLEKSKLTVEEIAKILSRKFEKITKRYTNLDLEEAIAAKIINKRGEYLLSINKLTYMSKGLQYTILIDSEVKLEEAITGRTIFIKEVDDILDVCPLITKNIQTIGIASKNSNKTLEFADRVTTFGVDRVVKIGYMNFYDSPWDGSLIISELVRWCSLNTKGMI from the coding sequence ATGATAAATTGTTACGAGCTAAATGGAGAGTTTTATGAAAAGGGACTAAAATTTGAGGACTTTCATGAATTAGAAACTTGCTTAAATAAGAATTTCAATAAACTTCATGAATTCCCAGTGCAAGTTATAATACTTATTATAAATGAATATAGCAAGAGAATTGCAATAAACAGAGAAATATTAAGAATGGAAGGGGTTCCGTTCTTATGTTTTTATTTAAAGAAAATAAATATGGAAAAACAGTTAAAACTTAACTTATCAAATATTGAATATCTAAATAATTTTGTGCAGGTAGAGAATGAAAAATACATCAAAGCACAGCCAAAGGGTTTAGTGTGTCATTGGATGGCTGGGAATGTACCTACCCTAGGTATCTATTCAGTGATTCAGAGTATAATATGCAAAAATAGTAATATCCTAAGAGTATCTAAAGAAAGTGTCAGTACAGTATATGAACTATTAAAACTTTTGGACAATATTGAGGTTGAGTATGGCGGGGAAGCTTATTCTTCTAAGATTATATTGAAAAATATTGCCCTTGTTTATTTTAATAGTGGCGATAAGTATCTTAATTCTCAAATGTCTTTAAAAGCCGATGCACGAATAGTTTGGGGTAATAAAACAGCAGTAGATGCTATTTCTCTTTTACCTAAAAAAACTACTTGTAAGGATTTAATTTTTGGGCCTAAGTATTCTTTTGCAGTTTTTGATAGATCAGCTATTGAAAGTGATGACTTTGAAGAATACTTAGAAAATCTGGTTACAGATATAATTGCATTTAATCAAAAATCATGTTCTTCACCTCAGGTATTGTTTTTAGAGAAAAGTAAACTAACTGTAGAAGAAATAGCGAAAATATTAAGTCGGAAATTTGAGAAGATTACTAAAAGATATACTAATTTAGATTTAGAGGAGGCTATAGCTGCTAAAATAATTAATAAAAGAGGTGAATATCTACTAAGTATCAATAAGCTTACTTATATGAGTAAGGGACTTCAATATACAATACTAATTGATAGTGAAGTAAAGCTTGAAGAAGCAATTACAGGACGAACTATATTTATAAAAGAGGTGGATGATATATTGGATGTATGCCCTTTAATTACTAAAAACATACAAACCATTGGGATAGCCTCAAAGAATAGTAATAAGACTTTAGAGTTTGCAGATAGAGTGACGACTTTTGGAGTAGATAGAGTTGTGAAAATTGGATACATGAATTTCTATGATTCTCCATGGGATGGAAGTTTAATAATAAGCGAATTAGTTAGGTGGTGCTCCCTTAATACAAAGGGAATGATTTAA
- a CDS encoding Ku protein: MAIAHKTVISFGLVAIPISMYTATQDNDIHFNQLHKDDNSRIKYKKSCSHCGKEITTKDITKGYEYDKDHYVVITDDDLEKIKTEKEKSIQIMHFAQLNQISPIFYDKTYQAIPEAGGDKAFELLRVALMSEQKIAIGKTVMGTRETLLAIIPREDGILISKMYYEDEIKDLPKSYNKPEIIDAEITMAKALINSMATPFNPAEYKDEYQVKLRELLETKISGQEIVASKPETPSNIINLMDALKASIEQNKVKETPTNKEKRKRTPKGA, from the coding sequence ATGGCTATAGCCCATAAAACAGTTATTTCATTTGGCCTTGTTGCTATACCAATATCCATGTATACCGCAACACAAGATAACGACATACATTTTAATCAACTTCATAAAGATGACAATTCAAGAATAAAATACAAAAAATCATGTAGTCATTGCGGCAAGGAAATTACAACTAAAGATATTACCAAAGGATATGAATATGACAAAGATCATTATGTAGTCATAACCGATGATGATTTAGAAAAAATCAAAACCGAAAAAGAAAAATCAATACAGATAATGCACTTTGCACAACTTAATCAAATCTCCCCTATTTTTTACGACAAAACATATCAAGCCATTCCTGAGGCTGGCGGTGATAAAGCTTTTGAACTTTTGCGTGTAGCGCTTATGAGCGAGCAAAAAATTGCAATTGGCAAAACTGTAATGGGTACAAGAGAGACCTTACTCGCTATAATCCCACGTGAGGATGGAATACTAATCTCGAAAATGTACTATGAAGATGAGATTAAAGACCTTCCCAAATCTTATAATAAACCCGAAATAATAGATGCTGAGATTACTATGGCAAAGGCATTAATTAATTCAATGGCCACTCCTTTTAATCCGGCAGAATATAAGGATGAGTACCAGGTAAAGTTACGCGAGTTACTGGAAACTAAAATATCTGGTCAAGAGATCGTTGCTTCCAAACCCGAGACACCAAGTAATATTATTAATCTTATGGACGCATTAAAAGCAAGCATCGAGCAAAATAAAGTAAAAGAAACTCCAACAAATAAAGAAAAACGTAAAAGAACTCCAAAAGGTGCATAA
- a CDS encoding acyl carrier protein: MSNLEKLNKVLCDLFDFKKVEDINDDFGPDEIESWDSLGHVELITSLEEVFDIALDVVDISRMYTIGDIKKIVEKYGVQI; the protein is encoded by the coding sequence GTGAGCAATTTGGAAAAACTAAACAAGGTGTTATGTGATTTATTTGATTTCAAAAAAGTAGAGGACATAAATGATGATTTTGGACCAGATGAAATAGAATCTTGGGATTCTTTAGGCCATGTAGAACTTATAACAAGTTTAGAGGAAGTTTTTGATATAGCTTTAGATGTAGTGGATATCTCCAGAATGTATACCATAGGTGATATTAAGAAGATAGTTGAAAAATATGGTGTTCAGATATGA
- a CDS encoding integrase core domain-containing protein encodes MECQFTSCAFKAYINSTKIIKLSISANGCPYDNACIESFHASLKKEEVYHVKYFDYDAARLGTFEHIKAWYNIKRIHSSIGYITPQQCEDLAKKAS; translated from the coding sequence TTGGAATGCCAATTTACAAGCTGCGCTTTTAAAGCATATATAAATAGCACTAAAATTATTAAACTCTCAATTAGTGCCAATGGTTGCCCATATGATAATGCTTGCATTGAATCATTTCATGCCTCATTGAAAAAAGAAGAGGTTTACCATGTTAAATATTTTGATTATGACGCTGCAAGATTAGGAACATTTGAACATATAAAAGCTTGGTACAATATAAAAAGGATACATAGTAGTATTGGGTATATTACGCCTCAACAGTGTGAAGATTTGGCTAAAAAGGCTTCATAA
- a CDS encoding DMT family transporter, whose amino-acid sequence MEKTKGILYIVLSAIAFGFMPILAKLSYRGGANTYTTLALRFFFASIMLLYYLKYKGISLKLTKKQLFLVLTTGMFGYSLTSCSLFMSYNYISIGLASMILYTHPAIITLLSYMFYKEKIKARKIISLIISLIGIYVLIDKGSVSFNLKGIILAAMASLLYSIYVLGVSLKEIKAINSYVLTFYISCSAAVIMFIAAITTGNFNMHISFYALVAILLLAFISTVVALMAFLEGVRIVGPSNASILSTIEPIVGLILGILILREPISVRIVIGSILIIMSVVILTKE is encoded by the coding sequence ATGGAAAAAACAAAAGGAATTTTATATATTGTTTTATCTGCAATTGCTTTTGGGTTTATGCCAATACTCGCAAAATTGTCATATAGGGGAGGGGCAAATACATATACCACATTAGCGCTTAGGTTTTTTTTTGCGTCAATTATGCTATTATATTATTTGAAATATAAAGGTATATCTTTAAAATTAACTAAAAAACAATTATTTTTAGTATTAACCACAGGTATGTTTGGATATTCACTTACATCTTGTAGTTTATTTATGTCCTACAATTATATAAGTATTGGATTGGCGAGTATGATTTTATATACACACCCTGCTATTATTACTTTATTGTCATATATGTTTTATAAAGAAAAGATAAAAGCTAGAAAAATCATTTCTTTAATTATTTCCTTAATAGGTATTTATGTTTTAATTGATAAGGGAAGTGTTAGCTTTAATTTAAAAGGAATAATATTGGCAGCTATGGCTTCGCTGCTATATTCAATATATGTGCTAGGAGTATCTCTTAAAGAAATTAAAGCTATCAACAGTTATGTTTTAACTTTTTATATCTCGTGTTCAGCTGCTGTTATTATGTTTATAGCAGCAATCACTACTGGTAATTTTAACATGCATATTTCCTTTTATGCACTTGTGGCAATTTTATTATTAGCATTCATATCTACAGTGGTGGCTTTAATGGCATTCTTAGAAGGGGTTAGAATAGTAGGGCCTTCTAATGCTTCAATTCTTAGTACTATTGAGCCTATAGTTGGGTTAATACTAGGAATACTAATTTTAAGAGAACCTATATCAGTTAGAATTGTAATTGGAAGTATATTGATTATTATGTCAGTCGTGATATTAACAAAAGAATAA
- a CDS encoding CD3324 family protein, giving the protein MKYSNAYKVLPIDIVKVIQEYVDGEYLYIPRKGEEQKKWGEQSGSRDTLKKRNAEIYLKYIKGSEILDLAQEYYLSDKSIRRIITQQKKITLEINAEL; this is encoded by the coding sequence ATGAAATATAGTAATGCATACAAGGTTTTACCGATTGATATAGTAAAAGTTATTCAAGAATATGTGGATGGGGAATATTTATATATACCTAGAAAAGGAGAAGAACAAAAGAAATGGGGAGAACAAAGCGGCTCAAGAGATACTTTGAAAAAAAGAAATGCGGAAATTTATTTAAAATATATAAAAGGTTCTGAAATTTTAGATTTAGCTCAGGAATACTATCTTTCGGATAAAAGTATAAGAAGAATTATTACTCAGCAAAAGAAGATTACACTCGAAATTAATGCAGAATTATAA